The sequence below is a genomic window from Patescibacteria group bacterium.
TAATATTGGGTTCAATCGGACCACGCTGGCCCTTTTTCCCTTTTTTGCTCCGTCGGGTAAAATCTTCAGTTTTACGCACTGAGAGGTTGTTTTTTATGATTTTTTTAAAAAGCTTAAGTTGTTCTTTCTCACTTGGCAAAGCTAAGATAGCTTTAGCATGACCTCCAGTTATTTTCTCTTCAGCCAGGCCTCTCTGTATTTTCAAGGGCAAGCTTAAAATTCTCAAGGTATTACTAACAGATTCACGGCTCTTACCCACTCGTTTGGCAATTTTATCCTGAGTAAGCTCAAACTCATCCACTAATTTCTGAAAAGCTACTGCTTCTTCTAAGGGATTTAAATTTTTTCTTTGTAAGTTTTCGACCAAAGCTAACTCCAACTTTTCCTGGCTAGTAGCGTCGCGTATAATAGCTGGGACAGTTTTTAAGCCTATAATTTTAGAGGCTTTAAGACGCCTCTCGCCAGCAATTAAAGAATAACCTTCGGTGCTTTTAGTCAATATTAAAGGCTGCAAAATACCGTGTTCTTTAATAGAATTAATTAATTCCTCTAATTCTTCATGGCCTATTTTTTCTCGGGGCTGAAAAGGATTAGCTTCAATTTGGCCGGTTTTTATTTTCAATATCTTTTCTTCATCAATCAAATCAACGATTTCGCTCTTTCTTTTTTTAGCCGGGATAAGTGAACTTAATCCGCGGCCTAAAGCTTTATTGTTTGCCATAATTTTATTCTAAAATTTCTCTTGATAATTTATGATAAGCCTTGGCTCCTCTTGATTTCTTATCATATTTTAATATAGATTTTCCGTGTGAAGGAGATTCCGCCAATTTAATGCAACGCGGAATAGTGGTACGAAAAATTTTGTTAGGAAAATATTTATAAAGCTCATGAAAAACATCTCGCGAAAGCTTATATTTAGAATCAAACATGGTTATCAAAGCGCCTAAAATCTCTAAATCTGGATTTAAATTTTCCTTAATCAAATCGATAGTTTCCATAAGCTGTCCCAACCCCTCCAAAGCATAATATTCCGCCTGAACTGGTACAATTACTTCTTGGCAGGCTACAATACCATTTATTGTTAAAAGTCCTAGTGAAGGCGGGCAATCAATAATTATAAAATCATAGTTGCTTTCTAGTTGACTTACCTTTCGGCCCAATATATACTCTCTGTCCGAAAAGTTAACTAGTTCTACATTAGCTCCGGCTAAATCAACATGCGAGGGCACTAAACAATAATCACGGTGTTTAGTTTTTAAAATTACGTCTTCAATCGGATGATCATCAATAATTACATCATAAATACCCCTTTTTATTTTCCTTATATTTTTCCCTAAACCTGAGCTAGCGTTAGCCTGGGGATCAATATCCACCAAAAGAACTTTGTAGCCTAAATAAGAAAGATAAGCCCCTATATTAATAGCGCTGGTGGTTTTCCCAACCCCTCCTTTCTGATTGACAATTGAAATAATTCTGGCCATTGTTTAATTTAAAAAACTTCTCTCTTTATAAATTATACAAAAAATTGGCCAAATTGACAACCAGCCGTTTTTTTTCTAAAATATACCTACCCTTAAGCCGCGGTGGTGGAATTGGTAGACACGCTGGATTCAAAATCCAGTGAGGGCAACCTCATGAGAGTTCAAGTCTCTCCCGCGGCATATTTCCCAAACCTATGAATACCTATTTCATTTCCGGAGAGCAATATGATATTCAATATCAGGGTTATC
It includes:
- a CDS encoding ParB/RepB/Spo0J family partition protein — protein: MANNKALGRGLSSLIPAKKRKSEIVDLIDEEKILKIKTGQIEANPFQPREKIGHEELEELINSIKEHGILQPLILTKSTEGYSLIAGERRLKASKIIGLKTVPAIIRDATSQEKLELALVENLQRKNLNPLEEAVAFQKLVDEFELTQDKIAKRVGKSRESVSNTLRILSLPLKIQRGLAEEKITGGHAKAILALPSEKEQLKLFKKIIKNNLSVRKTEDFTRRSKKGKKGQRGPIEPNIIEKEDMLRSHLGTKVEINKRGKKGKITIQFYSEEELSSIVNKITK
- a CDS encoding AAA family ATPase, which produces MARIISIVNQKGGVGKTTSAINIGAYLSYLGYKVLLVDIDPQANASSGLGKNIRKIKRGIYDVIIDDHPIEDVILKTKHRDYCLVPSHVDLAGANVELVNFSDREYILGRKVSQLESNYDFIIIDCPPSLGLLTINGIVACQEVIVPVQAEYYALEGLGQLMETIDLIKENLNPDLEILGALITMFDSKYKLSRDVFHELYKYFPNKIFRTTIPRCIKLAESPSHGKSILKYDKKSRGAKAYHKLSREILE